In Streptococcus pneumoniae, the sequence TAAGATGAACCTACAGCACCATCACCGACAAGGATAACTTTTTTGTGTTGTTTAGTTGAAGTCATTGTTTTAAACATCTCCTTAATTTTATTAGGGGATTTTCCCTAGACAACTTCATTCTATCACTTTTAAAAAACTTTGTCACGAATATGCCTTATAGTTCTCGATGTAAACGTTTTAGTGGTTTAGAGGCTGAAATAGATGGGAATTTATGGTATAATGTTGTTACTTACTAATTGTGAAATGAGGCATTTATTAATGCAGGATAAAAATTTAGTGAATGTCAATCTGACAAAGGAGATGAAGGCAAGTTTTATCGACTACGCCATGAGTGTTATCGTAGCGCGAGCTCTTCCTGATGTTCGAGATGGCTTAAAACCTGTTCACCGTCGCATTCTCTACGGAATGAATGAATTGGGTGTGACCCCAGACAAACCCCATAAAAAATCTGCTCGTATTACAGGGGATGTCATGGGTAAATATCACCCACACGGGGATTCCTCTATTTATGAAGCCATGGTCCGTATGGCTCAATGGTGGAGCTACCGTTACATGCTTGTAGATGGTCACGGGAATTTTGGTTCCATGGATGGAGATAGTGCTGCCGCTCAACGTTATACCGAGGCACGTATGAGCAAGATTGCTCTGGAAATGCTTCGTGATATCAACAAAAATACAGTTGATTTCGTTGATAACTATGATGCCAATGAACGGGAACCCTTGGTCTTGCCAGCGCGTTTTCCAAACCTTTTGGTTAATGGAGCAACTGGTATCGCGGTTGGGATGGCAACCAATATTCCACCTCATAATCTGGGTGAAACCATTGATGCAGTGAAGTTGGTCATGGATAATCCTGAAGTGACTACCAAGGACTTGATGGAAGTCTTGCCTGGACCAGATTTTCCAACTGGTGCTCTTGTCATGGGGAAATCAGGTATCCATAAGGCTTATGAAACAGGTAAAGGTTCGATTGCCCTACGTTCTCGTACAGAGATTGAAACGACTAAGACTGGTCGTGAGCGCATCGTTGTAACAGAATTTCCTTACATGGTCAATAAAACCAAGGTGCATGAGCATATTGTTCGCTTGGTTCAGGAAAAACGCATTGAGGGTATCACAGCAGTACGTGATGAGTCAAACCGTGAAGGTGTTCGATTTGTTATTGAAGTCAAGCGCGACGCCTCAGCCAATGTTATTCTCAATAACCTCTTCAAAATGACCCAAATGCAAACCAATTTTGGTTTCAATATGCTCGCTATCCAAAATGGTATACCGAAAATTTTGTCTCTTCGTCAGATTTTGGATGCTTATATCGAGCACCAAAAAGAAGTGGTTGTTCGTCGTACACGTTTTGATAAGGAAAAAGCGGAAGCGCGCGCTCATATCTTAGAAGGTCTCTTGATTGCGCTAGACCATATCGACGAAGTGATTCGTATCATCCGTGCTAGTGAAACGGATGCGGAAGCTCAAGCTGAGTTGATGAGCAAGTTTAAGCTTTCTGAACGTCAAAGTCAAGCTATCCTTGATATGCGTCTTCGTCGTTTGACAGGTTTGGAACGCGATAAGATTCAATCTGAGTATGATGACCTCTTGGCTCTGATTGCGGATTTAGCAGATATTCTTGCTAAGCCTGAACGTGTTTCTCAAATTATCAAAGACGAATTGGATGAAGTTAAACGTAAATTTTCTGATAAGCGCCGTACAGAGTTGATGATTGGACAGGTCTTGAGTCTCGAGGATGAGGACTTGATTGAAGAATCGGATGTCTTGATTACCCTTTCTAACAGAGGCTACATTAAGCGTTTGGATCAGGACGAGTTCACTGCTCAAAAACGTGGGGGTCGTGGTGTCCAAGGAACGGGAGTGAAAGATGATGACTTTGTTCGTGAGTTAGTGTCAACTAGCACCCATGATCATCTGCTCTTCTTCACAAACAAGGGACGTGTCTATCGTCTTAAAGGTTATGAAATTCCTGAGTATGGTCGGACTGCCAAAGGGCTACCAGTAGTCAATCTCTTGAAATTGGATGAAGACGAAAGTATTCAGACGGTTATCAATGTTGAGTCTGATCGCAGTGATGATGCTTATCTCTTCTTTACAACCCGTCACGGTATTGTGAAGAGAACCAGTGTTAAGGAGTTTGCCAATATTCGTCAAAATGGTCTCAAAGCGCTGAATTTAAAGGATGAAGATGAGTTAATCAATGTCTTGTTGGCAGAAGGAGATATGGATATTATCATTGGTACCAAGTTTGGTTATGCAGTTCGCTTTAATCAATCAGCCGTTCGTGGTATGAGTCGTATCGCCACTGGTGTAAAAGGTGTTAACCTTCGTGAAGGAGACACAGTTGTTGGTGCCAGCTTGATTACTGATCAAGATGAGGTTCTTATTATCACAGAAAAAGGATATGGTAAGCGTACAGTCGCTACTGAATACCCAACAAAAGGTCGTGGTGGTAAGGGAATGCAGACAGCTAAAATTACCGAAAAAAATGGCTTGCTGGCCGGTCTTATGACTGTTCAAGGGGATGAGGATTTGATGATTATCACTGATACAGGTGTCATGATTCGAACCAATCTTGCCAATATTTCACAAACAGGACGTGCAACTATGGGAGTTAAAGTAATGCGCCTGGATCAAGATGCTCAGATAGTGACTTTCACAACGGTTGCGGTGGCAGAAAAAGAAGAAGTTGGGACAGAAAACGAAACAGAAGGTGAAGAATAATGTCTCAAAAAAATAATAAAAAGAAAAACAAGCGAAAAAATCTGCTGACAAATATCCTAGCAGGATTTCTGATATTACTGTCACTGGCTTTGATTTTTAATACTCAAATTCGAAATATTTTCATAGTCTGGAATACCAATAAGTATCAAGTTAGCCAGGTATCAAAAGAAAAATTAGAAGAAAATCAGGATACAGAAGGCAATTTTGACTTTGATTCTGTCAAAGCTATCTCTTCGGAAGCTGTTCTAACTTCTCAATGGGATGCTCAAAAATTACCAGTTATTGGGGGAATTGCAATTCCTGAATTGGAAATGAATTTGCCGATTTTTAAAGGACTTGATAATGTTAATCTCTTCTACGGAGCTGGTACAATGAAACGCGAGCAAGTAATGGGAGAAGGAAATTATAGTCTAGCTAGTCACCATATCTTTGGTGTTGATAATGCTAATAAAATGTTATTTTCTCCTTTAGATAATGCTAAAAATGGCATGAAGATTTATCTAACCGATAAAAATAAAGTTTATACTTATGAAATACGTGAAGTCAAACGTGTGACACCGGATCGTGTTGATGAAGTTGATGATAGAGATGGGGTCAATGAAATCACATTAGTAACCTGTGAAGACCTTGCTGCTACAGAACGTATTATTGTCAAAGGTGATTTGAAAGAAACAAAAGATTATTCACAAACATCTGATGAAATTCTAACAGCTTTCAATCAACCATATAAACAATTTTATTAATACAAATCAGTGAAATCATGGATTTCACTGATTTTTTAAGATTTTCATAAAAATATAGTAAAATGAAATAAGAATAGGACGAATCGTTCAGGACAGTCAAATCGATTTCTAACAATGTTTTAGAAGTAGAGGTGTACTATTCTAGTTTCAATCTACTATAAACTTTTATGAAATACAGAAAACGCTTCCTAAAACCTAAAGTTTGTGATATAATTATCAAGAAAAAAGATTTAGGAGTTTATTATGGTTTCTTCAGAATTTATCTCAAAGATTGAATTTGCTTGCAATAAGAAAGAAAGTCTTTATAGTCAAAGCAAATTTAAGTATGCGATTCGTTCGATGTTCGCAGGTGCATTTTTAACCTTCAGTACTGCTGCAGGTGCAGTTGGGGCTGACTTGATTAATAAAATTGCACCAGGTAGTGGACGCTTCCTCTTTCCATTCGTTTTTGCTTGGGGCTTGGCCTACATTGTTTTTTTGAATGCCGAGTTGGTCACTTCAAACATGATGTTCTTGACTGCTGGTAGTTTCTTAAAAAAAATCTCTTGGAGAAAAACAGCTGAGATTTTACTATACTGTACCTTGTTCAACCTTATCGGAGCCTTGATAGCAGGGTGGGGCTTTGCTCATTCGGCAGCCTATGCGAATCTGACACACGATAGTTTCATCTCAGGTGTTGTTGAGATGAAGTTAGGCCGCTCAAATGAATTGGTCTTGCTTGAGGCGATTTTGGCAAATATTTTCGTAAATATTGCGATTCTGTCATTTATTTTGGTCAAAGATGGTGGTGCCAAACTTTGGCTTGTGTTGTCAGCTATTTACATGTTTGTATTCTTAACAAACGAGCACATTGCGGCGAACTTTGCTTCTTTCGCGATTGTGAAATTCAGTGTTGCTGCGGATTCAATTGCCAACTTCGGTGTTGGAAATATGCTTCGCCACTGGGGTGTGACTTTCATCGGAAACTTTATCGGAGGAGGCTTCTTGATGGGTCTTCCATATGCCTTCCTCAATAAAAACGAAGATACTTATGTAGATTAAGAAAATGAGCACGATTGAGTCGTGCTTTTTTCATTTTCAAAATAAGGTAATAGCTATTTCTTATATCAAAATATAGAAAACTGATATTTGTAAACTATAACTCAAGGTGCTACAATATCCTTAATAAAATGATATGGAGGTCACCTTATGACTTGTGATTTTAAATCTGAAACTCTACAACTACATGCTGGTCAAGTTGTGGCTCCAGCTACTAAGTCTCGTGCAGTGCCGATTTATCAAACAACATTTTTTGTTTTTGATGACACGTAGGAAGGTGCCGATCTGTTTGCCTTGAGGAAACCAGGGAACATTTATACTCGTATCACCAATCCTACAACAGCTGCCCTTGAAGGTGGTGTTGAAGCGCTAGCAACAGCATCAGGTATGACTGCAGTGACTTATACGATTTTGGCGCTTGCCCATGCTGGTGACCATGTAGTGGCTGCTTCGACTATTTACGGTGGAACCTTCAATCTTTTGAAAGAACCCCTTCCTCGTTATGGTATCACAACAACCTTTGTCGATGTTGATAATTTGGAGGAAGTAGAAGCAGTTATCAAAGACAATACCAAGCTTGTCTTGATTGAAACCTTGGGTAACTCCTTGATTAATATTCCAGACCTGGAAAAACTGGCAGAGATTGCTCATAAACATCAAATCCCACTTGTGTCAGACAATACTTTTGCAATACCTTATTTGATTAACGTCTTCTCTCATGGCGTTGACATTGCCATTCACTCTGCGACTAAGTTTATCGGTGGGCATGGTACAACTATTGGAGGAATAATTGTCG encodes:
- the gyrA gene encoding DNA gyrase subunit A; this translates as MQDKNLVNVNLTKEMKASFIDYAMSVIVARALPDVRDGLKPVHRRILYGMNELGVTPDKPHKKSARITGDVMGKYHPHGDSSIYEAMVRMAQWWSYRYMLVDGHGNFGSMDGDSAAAQRYTEARMSKIALEMLRDINKNTVDFVDNYDANEREPLVLPARFPNLLVNGATGIAVGMATNIPPHNLGETIDAVKLVMDNPEVTTKDLMEVLPGPDFPTGALVMGKSGIHKAYETGKGSIALRSRTEIETTKTGRERIVVTEFPYMVNKTKVHEHIVRLVQEKRIEGITAVRDESNREGVRFVIEVKRDASANVILNNLFKMTQMQTNFGFNMLAIQNGIPKILSLRQILDAYIEHQKEVVVRRTRFDKEKAEARAHILEGLLIALDHIDEVIRIIRASETDAEAQAELMSKFKLSERQSQAILDMRLRRLTGLERDKIQSEYDDLLALIADLADILAKPERVSQIIKDELDEVKRKFSDKRRTELMIGQVLSLEDEDLIEESDVLITLSNRGYIKRLDQDEFTAQKRGGRGVQGTGVKDDDFVRELVSTSTHDHLLFFTNKGRVYRLKGYEIPEYGRTAKGLPVVNLLKLDEDESIQTVINVESDRSDDAYLFFTTRHGIVKRTSVKEFANIRQNGLKALNLKDEDELINVLLAEGDMDIIIGTKFGYAVRFNQSAVRGMSRIATGVKGVNLREGDTVVGASLITDQDEVLIITEKGYGKRTVATEYPTKGRGGKGMQTAKITEKNGLLAGLMTVQGDEDLMIITDTGVMIRTNLANISQTGRATMGVKVMRLDQDAQIVTFTTVAVAEKEEVGTENETEGEE
- the srtA gene encoding sortase SrtA; the encoded protein is MSQKNNKKKNKRKNLLTNILAGFLILLSLALIFNTQIRNIFIVWNTNKYQVSQVSKEKLEENQDTEGNFDFDSVKAISSEAVLTSQWDAQKLPVIGGIAIPELEMNLPIFKGLDNVNLFYGAGTMKREQVMGEGNYSLASHHIFGVDNANKMLFSPLDNAKNGMKIYLTDKNKVYTYEIREVKRVTPDRVDEVDDRDGVNEITLVTCEDLAATERIIVKGDLKETKDYSQTSDEILTAFNQPYKQFY
- a CDS encoding formate/nitrite transporter family protein, with protein sequence MVSSEFISKIEFACNKKESLYSQSKFKYAIRSMFAGAFLTFSTAAGAVGADLINKIAPGSGRFLFPFVFAWGLAYIVFLNAELVTSNMMFLTAGSFLKKISWRKTAEILLYCTLFNLIGALIAGWGFAHSAAYANLTHDSFISGVVEMKLGRSNELVLLEAILANIFVNIAILSFILVKDGGAKLWLVLSAIYMFVFLTNEHIAANFASFAIVKFSVAADSIANFGVGNMLRHWGVTFIGNFIGGGFLMGLPYAFLNKNEDTYVD